A window of Nitrospirota bacterium genomic DNA:
GGATGAACCCTCATGAGCGGGGCGCTCACAAAGGGAAATGAAAATAGTAAACAGTAAGCAGTGAGCAGTAAACAGGAAAGGCAGTCTTTATCTGCTAACTGCTTACCGCTTACTGCTTACTTGGGGTCATTTTCGGATGAAGGATTAGTCTTCCTGGTGATATGGGAGTTCCTTCTCCCAGTCCTTGTCCTTCTTTTCCCCTTCCCACGGTGGCTTGCCATAGAACATTGCACCGGTTGCATCAACATTACTGAAGTTGGCCCCTTCAGTCTTGACCTTTCGCATATCAGCCTCAATCAGTTTTGCACCGGAGAAGTTTGCACGGGTCAGGTCAGCACCCCGCAGATTAGCCCAACTCATGTCTGCACCTGAGAGGTCGGCGTCTGTAAGTGTTGAATCAATAAACATAGCACCCTTCAGATTGGAGTTCATCAATATTGCCCCGGATAGATCAGACACCTGAAAGTGTGCCTCTTCAAAGTCACAGCCTTCCATATTAACATTACGCATGTCCGCCCTCTGGAAAAACACCCTTTTACCTCTGACGCCTTTAAGGCTTGCATTTGCGATATTTACTTCTGCCATAAATGCATCTTCAAGAATGGCCTCGTCAAGAATTGTATTTATTAACTTTGCACCGGTCATAGTACAGCCGGACAGGTCAACCCCATGCAAATCCATTCCGCTGAGGTCTGCCCAGCTAAGGTCCATGCCAGCTACGCTCTCGTTGTTCTGTAATCGTTTGAGTAATTCTTCTTTAGTCATCCGAAAGCCTCCATAGCCCACCCTCCCCCTGACCCCCTCCCGTCAAGGGAGGGGGGATTATTGGCAATCATTCATATCTCCCCTCCCCTTGCGGGAGGGGGATTTTCATTGTCCCTTGTAATCGTGTTGCTCATAAGTAATTTCATCAGCCATCTCTTACTTCTAACCTCTTACTTCTTGCTTCTAACTTCTCGCCTTGCTCATCTCAATAGCTACGCTGCGTGCCTGCCACATATCAACTTTACCGCTTCCGAGTGTTGGGATTGTCTCGATATAGTAAATATTATCTCTACGTGGAATCCAGAGCCTCGGCAGGTCTGTCCTGCATAAGTACTTCCAGATATCATCTGAGTTCATATCTTTATCTGTATGGAGCACAACAAGCCGCTCACCTTTACTGCTGTCTGTGACTGCTGTAACAAAACAGCCTGCATTGCCAAGTAAGCCGCTTATGGTCTCCTCAATCTTTACATGAGGCACCATCTCACCGCCTATCTTGCTGAATCTGGATAAGCGGTCTGTAATCATTATAAAGCCGTCTTCATCTATTGATGCAATGTCTCCTGTTATGTACCAGCCGTCTTTAAGCACATCTCTTGTCTTCTCAGGCTGGCCAAGATAGCCTATCATACGGTTTTGGCCTTTTATAAGAAGCATACCCTCCTGCCCCTTACCATTACCAAGAGGTTCTCCTGTCTCGATATCTACCACCTTTGCCGCTACACCGGGAATTGGATGTCCAACTGTGCCGGGCTTGTTCCCGCATTGACGTACTGTCCAGTGCTCAATATTCTGCATATTCACTGAAACAACCGGCCCCATCTCAGTACAGCCATACCCCTCCATAAGGTCAATGCCGAACTTTTCCTTAAATCCTGCGGCAACCGTCCCCTGTAATTTTTCAGCGCCAACTATGGCATAACGTAATGATGAAAAGTCTTCTCCATCGCATTTCTTAATGTAAGATGAACAGAACGTCGGGGTACTTAGGAGGATTGTAGCCTTATATCTTGATGTCATCTCACCAACAGTCTTTGCATCAAGGGGATTCGCATGATATACAGCACCAAAACCGATGACAAGGGGAAACCACAGAGTAGCAGTAAATCCAAAGGAATGGAAAAATGGCAGCACCCCCATAACCTTATCTTTCTTAGTAAGATGAAATACCTGAGAAAAACCTTCAATGTTTGAAATAAGGTTATGATGAGAAAGCATTACGCCCTTTGGTATTCCTGTACTGCCGCTTGAACAGATAACAGCGGCAAGGTCATCCGGCTTTCTCCGGTCACGAATAACGAGTCTTTTAAGTAAGGTATACGGAAGAAGGAAGGCAGCAGCTCCTGAGATTATTTTTTGAGAAGAGGTTACAGACTGCATAATGTCTTCAAGGAAGACCATGTTAGCAGCATCAACCTCCCCCCCCCTCACCCTAACCCTCTCCCCCAAGGGGAGAGGGGAGGAGGAAAGCTTCGCACTCTCTTCCCCCTTTAGAAAAGACGGAGAGTGTCCGACCGCCTCGATAAATTTTCTCGATGA
This region includes:
- a CDS encoding pentapeptide repeat-containing protein, whose product is MTKEELLKRLQNNESVAGMDLSWADLSGMDLHGVDLSGCTMTGAKLINTILDEAILEDAFMAEVNIANASLKGVRGKRVFFQRADMRNVNMEGCDFEEAHFQVSDLSGAILMNSNLKGAMFIDSTLTDADLSGADMSWANLRGADLTRANFSGAKLIEADMRKVKTEGANFSNVDATGAMFYGKPPWEGEKKDKDWEKELPYHQED